A single region of the Melioribacteraceae bacterium 4301-Me genome encodes:
- the hemC gene encoding hydroxymethylbilane synthase has translation MGKIKLIIGSRGSELALWQANYVKKELERKNKNLSVEIKIVKTKGDKLQKAALFKIGDKGLFTKELENELLECSIDIAVHSLKDLQTEIPEGLKLAAVTKRHYVEDVLIARKKGMTIFDLKENATVATGSLRRKSQLLHLRPDLKIEELRGNVPTRIKRFFESTWDAIILARAGIERLNLQKHISSIIPTDQILPAVGQGALAIEIRNLNRFAEELIQPIHDENTFAAVTAERELLKNLQGGCQVPIGAFAHTENNGLFLESFVGSSDGRISFKTKMRGSKNNPKSLGNKVAQALINAGANEILNEIYSKR, from the coding sequence TTGGGAAAAATTAAATTAATAATTGGTTCAAGGGGGAGTGAGCTGGCATTATGGCAAGCAAATTATGTTAAAAAAGAACTTGAAAGGAAAAACAAAAACTTATCTGTAGAAATAAAAATTGTTAAAACCAAAGGAGATAAACTACAAAAAGCTGCTTTATTTAAAATTGGTGATAAAGGCTTATTCACTAAAGAACTAGAAAACGAACTACTTGAATGCTCAATTGACATTGCCGTTCACAGCCTAAAGGATCTTCAAACGGAAATACCAGAGGGATTAAAATTAGCTGCTGTAACAAAAAGACATTACGTTGAAGATGTTTTAATAGCAAGAAAAAAAGGTATGACAATCTTTGACCTTAAAGAAAATGCTACAGTTGCAACTGGTTCTCTAAGAAGAAAATCTCAATTGCTTCATTTACGACCGGATTTAAAAATTGAAGAACTTCGTGGTAACGTTCCAACTAGAATAAAAAGATTTTTTGAATCAACCTGGGATGCAATAATACTGGCAAGGGCAGGTATAGAAAGGCTTAATTTACAAAAACATATTTCCTCAATTATTCCCACAGACCAAATATTACCTGCAGTTGGACAAGGAGCGCTCGCAATCGAAATTAGAAACTTAAACAGGTTTGCTGAAGAACTTATTCAACCTATTCATGATGAAAACACTTTCGCAGCTGTTACGGCTGAAAGAGAGTTGCTGAAAAATCTACAAGGCGGTTGTCAGGTGCCTATTGGAGCTTTCGCCCACACTGAAAACAATGGATTATTCCTTGAATCTTTTGTAGGATCATCAGACGGAAGGATTTCATTTAAGACTAAAATGAGAGGAAGTAAAAATAATCCGAAGTCTCTAGGAAATAAAGTAGCTCAAGCACTCATTAATGCCGGTGCTAACGAAATCTTAAACGAAATTTATTCGAAAAGATAA
- the hemA gene encoding glutamyl-tRNA reductase — translation MNLFGITINHRTASIELREALYLSKNEIIDFIHLLKKELFSEGFVLSTCNRTEVFGFPQKNLLDYNLLIKHLLNFKKIDGLTSDNFEKFFSCGAVRHIFSVSTGIDSMIIGDSQILAQVKEAFEISEDLNFAGTIMRRVFDFAIKTGKRAIKETSIGEGAVTVSYAAVQVIEKIFSNLDKKSALVIGAGETGEIAAVHLKDKGVGKLAISNRTLSKAEALAEKVHGEIVPFQYLKEHLHNFDIILSATSAENLILNFDDIQSMMKKRKNSPVVLMDIAVPRDIDPNVKKIENVFYHDMDSLKIIVDQNIQKRKNEIPLVNKIIMEELVNFFSWYNTLEIVPAIKSLREFFEEIRNDELNKIRHKISKEDYAKLEDMTRRMIGRLLHNPTVKLRELAEQGMNTQEIINHSVVLKELFNLDKFEPNGFKNNNEKKE, via the coding sequence ATGAATTTATTTGGAATTACAATAAATCACCGAACAGCTTCTATCGAATTAAGAGAAGCGCTTTACTTAAGTAAAAATGAAATCATTGATTTCATTCATTTACTTAAGAAAGAACTTTTTAGCGAGGGATTTGTATTATCAACCTGCAATCGAACGGAAGTCTTCGGCTTTCCACAAAAAAATTTATTGGACTATAATTTACTAATCAAACATCTGCTGAACTTTAAAAAAATTGATGGATTAACTTCTGATAATTTTGAAAAGTTTTTTTCCTGCGGCGCAGTAAGACACATTTTTTCTGTTTCTACCGGTATAGATTCGATGATTATTGGCGACAGTCAAATTCTTGCTCAAGTTAAAGAAGCTTTTGAAATTTCTGAAGATTTAAATTTTGCAGGCACTATAATGCGTCGGGTGTTCGACTTTGCTATAAAAACCGGTAAGAGAGCAATTAAAGAGACAAGCATTGGCGAAGGTGCAGTTACAGTTAGTTATGCAGCGGTTCAAGTAATTGAAAAAATATTCTCGAACTTAGATAAAAAGTCGGCGCTCGTTATTGGCGCTGGCGAAACTGGTGAAATTGCTGCTGTTCATCTAAAAGATAAAGGGGTTGGAAAACTTGCCATCTCTAATAGAACCCTTTCCAAAGCTGAAGCGTTAGCTGAAAAAGTCCATGGTGAAATTGTCCCATTTCAGTATTTAAAAGAACACCTACATAATTTTGATATAATTTTGAGTGCTACTAGTGCTGAAAACCTCATTCTCAATTTTGATGATATCCAATCAATGATGAAAAAAAGAAAAAACTCTCCTGTTGTTTTGATGGATATCGCAGTGCCAAGAGACATTGACCCGAACGTAAAGAAAATAGAAAATGTGTTCTACCACGATATGGATTCACTCAAAATTATTGTCGACCAAAACATTCAAAAAAGAAAAAACGAAATACCACTTGTAAATAAAATTATAATGGAAGAATTAGTTAACTTTTTTAGTTGGTACAATACTTTGGAAATTGTACCTGCGATTAAATCCCTAAGAGAATTCTTTGAAGAAATACGCAACGATGAACTTAACAAGATTAGGCATAAAATTTCTAAGGAAGATTACGCAAAGTTAGAAGATATGACTCGAAGAATGATTGGGAGACTATTACATAATCCAACAGTAAAGCTAAGAGAGTTAGCTGAACAAGGTATGAATACTCAAGAAATTATTAATCACTCAGTAGTTTTAAAAGAATTATTCAACTTAGATAAATTCGAGCCAAACGGATTTAAAAACAACAATGAGAAAAAGGAATAA
- a CDS encoding inner membrane protein YpjD, with amino-acid sequence MDKSISILNILLPVFYLTVFVVYGYDFLNEKKFLYNSKRLFLFLALLTHLVFLLLRTVEYDHPPITNKFEIFSVLAFSIAFSYFILELLTDVRGTGSFIIFFSFIFQTVSSLFIENNYVVPDVLRNRLLGLHVVSALLGYSGITISAVYGLLFIQLYHNLKANKFGIIFNRLPSLEVLEKLSFKSAVIGFILLTIAIIIGIIWLPQAFPNFSYFDPKLISTGFVWIIYGVGISAKFLTNWYGKKVIIFSLSGFVVAMISLVLTTVLTNTFHSFY; translated from the coding sequence ATGGATAAATCAATCTCTATTCTAAATATTTTACTGCCAGTTTTCTACTTAACAGTATTTGTTGTCTATGGGTACGATTTTCTTAACGAGAAAAAGTTTTTATATAATTCCAAAAGACTTTTTTTATTCTTAGCCCTTTTAACTCATTTAGTTTTTTTATTGCTCAGAACTGTAGAATATGACCACCCACCCATTACAAACAAGTTTGAAATTTTTTCTGTATTAGCTTTCTCGATAGCGTTTTCTTACTTTATTTTGGAATTATTAACCGATGTTCGAGGAACTGGCTCTTTCATAATTTTTTTCTCTTTTATCTTCCAAACAGTATCTTCTTTGTTTATCGAAAATAATTATGTAGTACCTGATGTTCTAAGAAACAGATTATTAGGCCTTCATGTTGTAAGTGCTTTACTTGGTTATTCAGGAATAACAATTTCTGCTGTGTATGGATTGCTGTTTATTCAGTTATATCACAATTTAAAAGCGAATAAGTTTGGTATAATTTTTAATAGATTACCCAGTCTTGAGGTTTTAGAAAAATTAAGTTTTAAATCTGCTGTAATTGGTTTTATCCTACTAACAATTGCTATAATCATTGGCATAATTTGGCTGCCTCAAGCTTTTCCCAATTTTAGTTATTTTGATCCCAAACTAATATCAACAGGGTTTGTCTGGATTATTTACGGCGTTGGAATTTCAGCCAAATTTTTAACTAACTGGTATGGCAAAAAAGTAATTATATTTTCCCTTAGTGGGTTTGTTGTTGCAATGATATCGCTGGTGCTTACCACTGTTTTAACAAATACTTTTCATTCATTTTACTGA
- a CDS encoding CxxxxCH/CxxCH domain-containing protein — translation MKYFKVYPLFALAISIIFVSCSDIKNDITSPPQVSIHGNGFITKGSSNFHANLFMTTNWDLVQCQKCHGNDFSGGLAKVSCKTSGCHTSEEGPAACNTCHGNFDIPNKIAPPRALNGSTSVSDPGVGAHSSHLDNTVLTKKIACNECHLVPSNVFAEGHIDNTPGAEIVFGSLAKNANSNPSFDPSTLKCSNTYCHGNFQFLKANSTLSEGLKNFIYTSDKIEGNNFSPIWNKVDKTQAACGTCHGLPPTGHRQFTINQCSNCHTGVVDNQGKIIDPTRHINGQINVYEEE, via the coding sequence ATGAAATACTTTAAAGTTTATCCTCTATTCGCTCTGGCAATTTCAATAATATTCGTATCATGCAGCGACATAAAAAATGATATTACATCTCCACCACAGGTTAGTATTCACGGCAACGGTTTTATTACCAAAGGCTCGTCTAACTTTCATGCAAATTTATTTATGACTACTAACTGGGATTTAGTTCAGTGCCAAAAATGCCATGGAAATGATTTTTCTGGTGGACTTGCAAAAGTTTCATGTAAAACTTCTGGATGCCACACCTCTGAAGAAGGACCCGCAGCATGTAATACATGTCATGGTAATTTTGACATCCCAAATAAAATTGCTCCGCCAAGAGCTTTAAATGGCTCCACAAGCGTAAGCGACCCTGGAGTAGGCGCTCACTCTTCTCATTTGGATAATACAGTTTTAACTAAAAAAATTGCTTGTAATGAATGTCATTTAGTACCCTCTAATGTTTTTGCAGAAGGGCACATTGACAATACTCCCGGCGCTGAAATAGTTTTTGGTTCGCTTGCAAAAAATGCTAATTCAAATCCTTCTTTTGATCCTTCTACTCTTAAATGCAGTAACACCTACTGTCATGGAAATTTCCAATTTTTAAAAGCCAATTCCACTTTAAGTGAAGGACTCAAAAACTTTATTTATACTTCTGATAAAATTGAAGGTAATAATTTTTCACCAATTTGGAACAAAGTCGATAAAACACAAGCTGCATGTGGTACATGCCATGGACTGCCGCCTACGGGTCATAGGCAGTTCACAATAAATCAATGTAGTAACTGCCATACAGGTGTTGTTGATAATCAAGGAAAAATTATTGATCCTACCCGTCACATAAACGGACAAATAAATGTTTACGAGGAAGAGTAA
- a CDS encoding cytochrome c3 family protein — MKPKYFYIVVSVIIIGFLAIAASSTNSNVQEKSKTNKEIIKFSHKVHLDASVNCADCHTKVPESTSLSDKLLPDMETCGQCHDVQDEKNCNMCHYENVQEPLIQKTATVIFNHKFHIGELKVECTTCHKGLDKVNYAFESTETTPSMSTCYSCHNNTTVATNNCETCHTSTVNLIPQDHKEVSFLANHKFASNSPNAQCQMCHNNDFCESCHVSTNRITEKNAARDFYAPYSPHKYVDDSKQQQITQVHDLNYVYTHGIDFKGKSAECQTCHQIETFCAECHSSKGGDFALEGIVPTSHLLSNFVTIGVGSGGGQHAILAKQDIENCASCHDVEGADPTCIVCHTDSDGIKGTNPKTHPANFMKDNHGDWHSDSASLCFTCHTDANARPNGIKGVGFCGYCHK; from the coding sequence ATGAAACCAAAATATTTTTACATAGTCGTTTCAGTCATTATTATAGGATTCTTAGCTATTGCAGCCAGTTCTACAAATAGTAACGTCCAAGAAAAAAGCAAAACCAATAAAGAAATCATTAAATTTTCACACAAGGTTCATTTAGATGCATCTGTAAATTGTGCAGATTGCCACACTAAAGTACCTGAAAGCACTTCGCTAAGTGACAAACTTTTACCCGATATGGAAACTTGTGGTCAATGCCATGATGTTCAAGATGAAAAAAATTGTAACATGTGTCACTACGAAAATGTTCAAGAACCGCTAATTCAAAAAACAGCAACTGTGATTTTTAATCACAAATTTCATATTGGTGAATTAAAAGTCGAATGCACTACATGTCACAAAGGTCTTGATAAGGTCAACTATGCATTTGAAAGCACTGAAACAACACCTTCTATGTCTACTTGCTACTCTTGTCACAATAACACTACTGTAGCAACTAACAATTGTGAAACATGCCATACTTCGACTGTAAATTTAATACCGCAAGACCATAAGGAAGTTTCATTTTTAGCTAATCACAAATTCGCTTCCAATTCCCCAAATGCCCAATGCCAGATGTGTCACAATAATGATTTTTGTGAAAGCTGTCACGTGTCAACAAATAGGATTACAGAAAAAAATGCTGCTAGAGATTTTTACGCACCTTATTCACCTCACAAATACGTTGACGATTCCAAACAGCAACAAATTACGCAAGTACATGACTTAAATTATGTTTATACTCATGGTATAGATTTCAAGGGGAAAAGCGCCGAATGCCAAACATGTCACCAAATTGAAACTTTCTGTGCAGAATGTCATAGTTCTAAAGGAGGTGATTTTGCATTAGAGGGAATTGTACCAACTTCCCATTTATTATCTAACTTTGTAACAATAGGTGTTGGATCTGGCGGCGGGCAGCATGCTATCTTAGCTAAACAAGATATTGAAAATTGCGCTTCCTGCCATGATGTTGAAGGTGCAGACCCGACTTGTATAGTTTGCCATACTGATAGTGATGGCATAAAAGGAACGAATCCTAAAACTCATCCAGCAAATTTTATGAAAGATAATCATGGTGATTGGCACAGCGATTCTGCTTCATTGTGCTTTACTTGTCACACTGATGCTAACGCCAGACCAAATGGAATTAAGGGGGTAGGATTCTGTGGATATTGTCATAAGTAA
- a CDS encoding multiheme c-type cytochrome → MARRIFYLILTVLLITFPQLEFAQSKATYEGVQVCGMCHKSAKQGEQLKIWQESAHAKAYKTLQTKEADEIAQKLHKKKAVEDAECLSCHVTGAGKDKSMFGSKFKIEDGVQCEACHGPGSEYKSMKIMKDRAAAVKAGLVLWKDEKEIEKFCTTCHNEKSPTFKKFDFKTMWAKIKHPVPKG, encoded by the coding sequence ATGGCACGCAGAATTTTTTATCTCATTTTAACAGTTTTACTTATAACATTTCCACAATTAGAATTTGCTCAATCCAAAGCTACTTATGAAGGTGTTCAAGTCTGCGGTATGTGTCATAAATCTGCCAAACAAGGTGAGCAATTAAAAATTTGGCAGGAAAGTGCACATGCTAAAGCATACAAAACGCTGCAAACAAAAGAAGCAGATGAGATCGCACAAAAACTACATAAGAAAAAGGCTGTTGAAGATGCCGAATGTTTATCATGCCATGTCACTGGTGCTGGCAAAGATAAATCCATGTTCGGCAGCAAATTTAAAATTGAAGACGGCGTTCAATGCGAAGCTTGTCACGGACCAGGTTCAGAATACAAATCAATGAAAATAATGAAAGACCGAGCTGCTGCTGTAAAAGCTGGATTAGTACTGTGGAAAGACGAAAAAGAAATTGAAAAATTCTGTACAACTTGTCACAACGAAAAAAGCCCAACTTTCAAAAAATTCGATTTCAAAACTATGTGGGCTAAAATTAAACATCCTGTTCCCAAAGGTTAA
- a CDS encoding cytochrome c3 family protein: MKNTIVKFLFIAKLIFVLFLFLSTSPLTAQNFNCLDCHENVIANSVHEKIIGCEDCHTDVKNEEHIDKGAKKVNCSVCHEEYAESMKNDIHRRLKTVKNAPTCTTCHDTHKIISAEKVSDKSKQYCGKCHADMSTTLASTYHVKRTSSNVCFECHEQKDIKPHLSQSVHKNLECADCHNYIAKNLNEHPQNVKVTQKADCYLCHGQIAKEHKESIHGIALSEGIDEAAKCWDCHGSHEILPVNNPKSSVYPVNIASTCAKCHDNPKLVRKYNLPIKNPGIQYENSVHGKLVAEGKIAATCTTCHGVHDIKNRIQPGSKISSFNIPATCSQCHQNIVNDYEQSIHWIRAKQGIREAPVCNDCHTEHSIQAVNIVNKKIEEKKLQEKTCVICHEDPRMTVRFGTEGGVVKSYQDSYHGLAVMRGDKDAAMCVDCHSVHKILPKWNPESTVNERNVTKTCQKCHPKATETFAKSYSHKAITQKAQKIEDIVSTIYFWLIISVIGAMFLHNILIYIHEVRRKKKRLEGEIVIPRFTKNEVIQHFILLTSFILLAITGFALKFQNSWWAELLKSLGLTETIRQNVHRTAAVILISLGLYHILYLIFTPRGREILKSLIPKFSDVIDARDNLLYYLHLKKERPNFDNYDYTEKAEYWALIWGTVVMGTTGLFLWFPTLVGSWAPTWLIRVSEIIHFYEAILATLAIVVWHWFFVIFQPSEYPMSLVWINGKMELHHYRHHHEKHFRRIVLEWKEFLAGVRKENQLSNSTKLFAKTLKENKIEPDEVINKELEKDPALREWLENKLKINDEKVLNK, from the coding sequence ATGAAAAATACTATAGTAAAATTTCTTTTTATTGCTAAATTGATTTTTGTGCTTTTTCTTTTTCTGTCAACCTCGCCATTAACTGCACAAAATTTTAATTGCCTTGATTGCCATGAAAATGTTATTGCCAATTCAGTTCACGAAAAAATTATTGGCTGTGAAGATTGCCATACCGATGTAAAAAATGAAGAGCATATTGACAAAGGAGCAAAAAAAGTTAATTGCAGTGTGTGCCATGAAGAATACGCTGAATCAATGAAAAATGATATTCATAGGAGACTTAAAACTGTCAAAAATGCACCAACGTGTACTACATGTCACGATACACACAAAATTATTTCAGCGGAAAAAGTAAGCGACAAATCAAAGCAATATTGTGGTAAGTGTCACGCGGACATGAGCACAACATTAGCTTCAACATACCATGTTAAACGTACTTCCTCAAATGTTTGTTTTGAATGCCACGAGCAAAAAGACATAAAACCACATTTAAGCCAATCTGTTCATAAAAATTTAGAATGTGCAGATTGTCATAATTATATTGCAAAAAATCTTAACGAACATCCTCAAAACGTCAAAGTAACGCAAAAAGCAGATTGTTATTTATGTCACGGCCAAATAGCAAAAGAGCATAAAGAAAGTATTCATGGAATTGCTTTAAGTGAAGGGATTGATGAGGCTGCAAAATGCTGGGATTGTCACGGTTCTCACGAAATATTACCAGTTAACAATCCAAAAAGTTCAGTTTACCCAGTTAATATTGCTTCTACTTGTGCTAAATGCCATGATAATCCTAAGCTTGTTAGAAAATATAATTTGCCAATAAAAAATCCCGGCATTCAATACGAAAATTCAGTACATGGCAAACTTGTTGCTGAAGGGAAAATAGCAGCAACATGCACAACATGTCACGGAGTTCACGATATCAAGAACAGGATTCAACCCGGATCAAAAATATCTAGCTTCAACATTCCAGCTACTTGCAGCCAGTGCCATCAAAATATTGTAAATGATTACGAACAATCAATTCATTGGATTAGAGCAAAACAAGGAATTAGAGAAGCACCAGTTTGTAATGATTGCCATACCGAGCATAGCATTCAAGCAGTTAATATTGTTAATAAAAAAATTGAAGAGAAAAAGCTTCAAGAAAAAACTTGTGTTATCTGTCATGAAGACCCACGAATGACAGTACGTTTTGGAACTGAAGGTGGTGTCGTTAAATCTTATCAGGATAGTTATCATGGCCTTGCCGTTATGCGTGGTGATAAAGATGCTGCGATGTGCGTGGATTGCCATTCAGTTCATAAAATTCTTCCTAAGTGGAATCCTGAATCTACAGTAAACGAAAGAAATGTAACTAAGACTTGTCAAAAATGTCACCCCAAGGCAACTGAAACATTTGCTAAAAGTTATTCACACAAAGCAATCACACAAAAAGCTCAAAAGATTGAAGACATAGTTTCCACAATTTATTTTTGGCTTATAATCTCGGTAATTGGAGCTATGTTCTTACATAATATCTTGATATACATTCACGAAGTTAGGAGAAAGAAAAAGAGATTAGAAGGCGAAATAGTAATACCGAGATTTACAAAAAATGAAGTAATCCAACATTTTATATTGCTTACCTCTTTCATACTTTTGGCTATTACAGGTTTTGCTTTAAAATTCCAAAATAGTTGGTGGGCTGAATTATTAAAAAGTTTGGGTTTAACTGAGACTATTAGACAAAACGTTCACAGAACTGCAGCGGTAATTTTAATCTCATTGGGTCTTTATCATATCTTATATTTAATTTTTACACCCAGAGGAAGGGAAATCCTAAAAAGCCTTATACCAAAATTCTCTGACGTAATTGATGCAAGAGACAATCTGCTTTATTACCTTCATCTCAAAAAGGAAAGACCAAATTTTGATAATTACGACTACACCGAAAAAGCAGAATATTGGGCTTTAATTTGGGGAACCGTTGTTATGGGTACTACTGGTTTGTTTCTTTGGTTTCCAACTTTAGTCGGTAGTTGGGCACCAACGTGGTTAATAAGAGTGAGTGAAATCATTCACTTTTATGAGGCAATCTTAGCTACTCTTGCAATTGTAGTATGGCATTGGTTCTTTGTAATTTTTCAACCTAGCGAATACCCCATGAGCTTAGTTTGGATTAACGGAAAAATGGAATTACATCATTACAGGCACCATCACGAAAAACACTTTAGAAGGATAGTTTTAGAATGGAAAGAGTTTTTAGCTGGTGTTAGAAAGGAAAATCAGCTTAGTAACTCTACCAAGTTATTTGCTAAAACTCTCAAGGAAAATAAAATTGAACCTGATGAGGTAATAAATAAAGAGCTGGAAAAAGATCCAGCACTAAGAGAATGGCTGGAAAATAAGCTGAAAATAAATGATGAGAAAGTTCTAAATAAATAA
- a CDS encoding formate dehydrogenase subunit gamma — protein MNDQNFLENNIQGKYYERFDAFSRFLHLLVIISFLSLAITGMVIKFSGVSVFQFISKILGGYEVTGFIHRVAALITFFYFFMHIGYLIKKKKKRKQKIKDLLKGESSLMFNKRDLIEFYQTMKWFFGIGKRPAYGRWTYWEKFDYFAVFWGVAVIGSSGLFLWFPEFFTKLGFPGWFINIATIIHSDEALLAVGFIFTVHFFNTHFRPDKFPMDRVIFTGKVSLEELKKDRPREFELIMNEDKYKTKINNVPPSSALDKAAKIFGFIALFIGLTIIVLILYSMIFVYK, from the coding sequence ATGAATGACCAAAATTTTTTAGAAAACAATATTCAAGGAAAATATTACGAACGTTTTGACGCATTTTCGAGATTCTTACACCTGCTTGTTATAATTAGTTTTTTATCTCTTGCAATTACAGGAATGGTTATAAAATTTTCTGGTGTTAGTGTTTTTCAATTCATTTCTAAAATACTAGGCGGCTATGAAGTTACGGGCTTCATTCACAGAGTTGCTGCATTAATTACTTTTTTCTATTTTTTTATGCACATTGGTTATCTAATAAAGAAAAAGAAAAAAAGAAAACAAAAAATTAAAGATTTACTTAAAGGTGAAAGCTCGTTAATGTTTAATAAGCGTGATTTAATTGAGTTTTACCAAACAATGAAGTGGTTTTTTGGAATTGGGAAACGACCAGCATATGGACGATGGACATATTGGGAAAAGTTCGATTATTTTGCAGTTTTTTGGGGAGTTGCTGTTATAGGCTCGAGCGGACTTTTCTTATGGTTCCCTGAATTTTTTACTAAACTTGGTTTCCCAGGGTGGTTTATTAATATTGCAACCATAATTCATAGCGACGAGGCACTCTTAGCAGTAGGATTTATTTTTACTGTTCATTTTTTCAATACACATTTTAGGCCTGACAAATTTCCAATGGACAGAGTTATTTTTACAGGTAAAGTTTCCCTCGAAGAATTAAAAAAAGACCGACCAAGAGAATTTGAGTTAATTATGAACGAAGATAAGTACAAGACAAAGATAAATAACGTTCCACCTTCTTCAGCTTTAGATAAGGCTGCAAAAATATTCGGTTTCATAGCCTTATTCATTGGGCTAACAATTATTGTTCTTATTTTATATTCGATGATATTTGTCTACAAATAA